The DNA sequence TCATCGTCATCGTCAAGAACCCGACAATCAACGTCAGCCCGAACAGCGCGTAACACGTTGCGAGAAGTCCTGATCGGATGTCGCCGGGCGGCAGGTGCGGGAGGAGCAACGGTCCGGTGGCTGCCGACACCATCGGCGGAACCACCGGCATCAACCAACTCGGCATGGCACCGTCCGCCGAACTCTGCGTACCGGTGATCGTCCGAAATGGAACCCACACGGTTGTGAACACGCCTGCGGCGGTACCCACCGCCCACAACGCACCGCCGACCCACACTGCGACCGAGTCGCCAAAGAACTGCGGTCCGAGTTCAACCGTCCCGGCCCCGACCGTGAGCAAGGCCATGGCTGGGGCGCCGTAGAAGTGAGCCATACCGGGATCCGCGGCGTGATCGGCGGGCCCCTTTCCGAGGAACAGGCACGACGCGACCACAAGGCCGGCCAGCGCGATCACCCAGAAAGAGGTGGTGAGAACTCCCATCGCCGGCCAGGCCGAGTGCAACGCCACACCCGACGTGGCCACGATGCCCGTGCCCATCACTGCAGAGAACCAGTTCGGCGTCATGGATTCATGGTCACCTCGTCTCGTCGAGACAGGTAGAGGACTTGTTGTTGTCCGGGTACAAGTCGGGCTTGTAACCTCGACAGATGGTGTTGCCCGCCCGAGTCCCCGACCTCTCCGCCCTCGACGTTGTCGTGTCAGTGGCTCGGCAGGGCAGTATGAGCGCCGCCGCCCGCGAGCAGAACCTCAGCCAGCAGGCCATCAGCGCACGCGTCCATGCCGTGGAACGCGAACTGGGTGTGGTGCTCTTCCGCCGGTCGCCGTCGGGCACTGAGCTGACGCCTGAAGGCGTCGCAGTGCTGGAGTGGGCATCGGGTCTGCTCGACGCGGCGGAACGGTTCTCGGCCGGGATCGACTCGTTGCTGGGCAGCAAGCGCGCCACGGTCACGGTCGCGGCCTCGATGACGGTTGCCGAGTATCTGATTCCGTCCTGGGCCCTGGCCCTCCGGCGCCTCCACCCCGAAACACGGATACGGGTGCAGCCGATGAACTCCGCCGATGTCATCCGGGATGTGTTGGCAGGATCCGTCGACGTGGGGTTTGTCGAAGGGCCACACACCGATTCGCGTCTGGATCACCGGGCTGTCGCGCACGACGAGCTGGTGGTGATCACCCGGCCGGATCATCCCTGGGCACGAGCCGGCCGCGCCATCTCTCCTGCCGAGTTGATGCGAACGCCGCTGGTTCAACGTGAGCTCGGCTCGGGCACGCGGGTCACCTTCGAGGCGGCGCTCGGTGAGGCCGCGGATCCGTTGCTCGAGCTGACGTCGGTAGCTGCCGTCAAGGCCGCGGTCCTCAGTTCCGACGCACCTGCCGTGCTTTCCAGTCTGTCCGTCGCGCCCGAACTGGCGGACGGCAAGTTGGTCCGCATCGAGGTGTCCGGCGTCGCGATGCCTCGGGTGTTGCGCGCAGTATGGGATCGAAATCGCGGGTTGCGCGGGCCAGCAAGGGATTTGGTCGACCTCGCGATCACCCGGTCTTCCGCTTCGCCCTGACTGAGGTGCTGTCGGGCAATACCATCGGCTGAGGCAGTGGATGCTGCCGAAAGGAGCCATCATGAAGTTCAAAGTCCGCCACATCCCCACCCGGGTCGCCACCGGCGCATTCATCCTCAGTTCGGGTCTGGCCAAGCGACAGGCCGATGAGGAGACCGCCACGCAGCTTCACGGCCTCACCGCCGGGACATATCCACTGGCAACCAAGCTCAGCCCACCTGCGTTCATCCGGTTTGTCTCGACCGGCGAGATCGCACTCGGTGCCGCGTTGTTGCTCCCCATCGTCCCCACCGCGGTTGCCGGCGCGGGTCTGACCGCCTTCTCGGCGGGTCTCCTCGGCCTCTACCTGAACACCCCCGGCATGCGGGAACCAGGCACTCTGGCCCCCACCCAGCAGGGCACTGCGCTTGCCAAGGATGTCTGGATGCTGGGCATCGGTGTGGGACTGATGGTTGACGCCCTCGGCGAGAAGGTCCGGTCGAAATAGCGGCGGCCTGCCGGTGAGCGGCCTGCCTGCATTCGTCCACACCACCGCGGTCGGGGACGCCGAACTCGCCTGGACAGAGTCGGGCCACGCCGTTAGGCCCGGCCGGACCGCCATCTGGGCGCATGGGCTGACGTCCAGCGCCACCGCACAAGAGACCGTCGGCATGTTCGATTGGTCGCCGGTCACCCGCGATCACCGGCTGATCCGGTATGACGCCCGCGGCCACGGCCGATCGACGGGCGGTGCCGATCCGGAGCAGTACACCTGGCCGAATCTCGGCCGTGACCTGCTCGGCCTCCTCGACTCGATGAGCCCCGACGAGCCGGTCGCAGGGATCGGCTCGTCCATGGGGACAGCCACACTGCTGTGGGCAGCGGTCGCCGAACCCCATCGGTTCCACCACCTCGTGTTGACCACCCCACCGACCGCCGGACAGGTCCGGGCCGCACACGTTGTCGCCTACCGGGCAGGCGCCGACCTCATCGAACGCAGTGGGCTGGCCGCCTATGAAGCAGCTTCCGCAGGGCCACCGCCTGCGGTGTTGTCGGGTCTCGCCGAGGCCCGAACTCCGATCGCTGTGCCCGAGTCCCTCCTGCCATCGGTCCTGCGGGGCGCCGCGCGGTCGGATCTGCCGGCGGACGTGGAGCTGCGTGCACTGCGTATACCCACCCTGGTCCTCGCGTGGTCGGGAGACCCGGGCCATCCACTGTCCACCGCACGTCGGTTGGCAACCGTGATCCCGGGCGCGCAGTTGTGCGTCGCCGACACCCCGGGTCAGCTCCGCGAGTGGCCCCAAGGGGTCGCAGACTTCCTGGCGGGGTGAGTCTGCCAACCGGTTGAAGTTGAAAGTTCGGGTACCCGAACTCTAAGGTGAGAGGATGCGAACTCGGTCCAGGGTAGTGCGGGTGACCTCGGTGTTCGTCATCGCCCTGAGCGTTTTGGCCCTCAGTGCGTGCGTCGGCAAACGCGAGCGCAACGATGGCCGGCTCACGGTGCTCACCACCTTCACCGTGCTCCAAGACATCGTTGCCAACATCGCGGGGCCAGATGTCCGGGTCGAGTCGGTGACCAAAGCCGGTGCGGAGATCCACGGCTACGAACCGACACCGGGCGACCTGCGACGGGCAGCGGAAGCGGACCTCATCATCGACAACGGCCTGCACCTGGAAGCCTGGTTCGAGCAGTTCGTCGACCGGCTCGATGTGGATCACGTGGTCGCCAGCAAGGGTGTCGAACCCATCCCGATCAGCGATGACGCCGGAGCCGGTACCGCGAACCCCCACGCCTGGATGTCTCCCTTGAATGTCCAGACGTATGCCGACAACATCGCATCGGCACTCGCCGAACTCGATCCCGACCATGCTTCCGAGTACCTCCAGAACGCCGCCACCTACAAGGCGCAGCTGCAGGAGGTCCACGACCGGATGGTCACCGAATTGGCCAAATTGCCACCGCAGAGCAGAGCGCTGGTCAGTTGCGAAGGCGCCTTCTCATACCTAGCCCGCGACACCGGTATGCAGGAGAAATACGTATGGCCTGTGAACGCAGAACAGCAGGGCACATCGAAGCAACTGCAGTCCACGATCGACTTCGTCCGCGCGAACAACATCCGTGCGGTGTTCTGTGAGTCCACCGTGAGTGATTCGGTGATGCGCCAGGTCGAACGTGCCACCGACGCCGACTTCGGGGGCGTCCTCTACGTCGACTCGCTGTCCGAGTCCGATGGCCCGGTGCCGACGTATCTCGACCTCATCCGCCACGATTCCGACACGATCGTCAACGCACTGACCCGAGGTGGATCCCAATGACCACTCTTCCTTCCCAGCCTCAGCCGGGCCGCACCCCTCACGACGGCCCCCCGCCATCGCGATCAACGGGGTCAGCGTGTTCTACGGCGACGTGCACGCCCTCGACAACGTCTCCATCAACATTGCGCCGGGGCGCATCTGCGGACTGATCGGGATGAACGGATCCGGCAAGTCGACACTGTTCAAGACCATCATGGGGCTGGTGAAACCCGACTCCGGATCGGTGGAGATCGCCGGAGGTACACCGGCAGAGGCGCGCGCCAACGGTCTCATCTCCTACGTCCCGCAGTCCGAAGACGTCGACTGGACATTCCCCATCTCGGTCCGCGAAGTCGCGATGACCGGGCGGTATGGCCGTCAGGGATTCACCCGCAGGCCACGTCGAGCCGACAAAGAGGCGGTCGACCACGCCCTCGCCCAGGTCGAGCTGACCGACTTGGCCGGCCGTCAGATCGGGCGATTGTCCGGTGGGCAACGCAAGCGGGCATTCGTCGCCCGCGGGATCGCCCAAGAGGCGGACGTCCTGCTGCTCGACGAACCCTTCGCAGGCGTCGACAAGAAGTCGGAAGCCACGATCATCGCCCTGTTGAGGTCCCTGGCCGCACAGGGAAAGACGATCCTCATCTCCACCCACGACCTCGGCTCGCTCGAGACCTTCTGCGACGAGGCGGTACTGCTGATGCGCACGGTCCTGATGCACGACGAGCCCGACGTCGTACTGAGGCCGGAGAGCCTTGCCCTGGCCTTCGGTATGGATGTGCTGGGACGGGGGGTGCGGTCATGATCATCGACTGGTGGCTCGATCCTCTCGCCGAGGACTTCATGGTGAACATGCTTCTCGCGACCACGGTCGCGGCTGCGGTGTGCGCCATGATCAGTTGCTGGATCGTTCTGATCGGCTGGTCGCTGATGGGAGATGCCGTGTCCCACGCGGTTCTGCCCGGTGTGGTGCTCGCGTACATCTTCGGCGCGCCGTTTGCGGTGGGTGCGTTGATCTTCGGCCTCGGTGCCGTCCTGCTGATCGGCGTGGTCCGCGACACCAGCCGGGTCAAGGAAGACGCCGCGATCGGCATCGTCTTCAGCACACTGTTCGCCCTGGGCCTGGTACTCATCTCGATCACGCCGAGTCAGACCGACCTCAACCACATCCTTTTCGGCAACGTTCTCGGGGTCTCGCAATCGGACCTGTGGCAGATCCTCGGACTGGCCGTGGTCGCCGTGGTGGTCCTGACGCTCAAACGACGAGACCTCACCCTGTTCGCCTTCGACCCCACCCACGCTCATGCGATCGGTTTGTCCCCTCGTCGCCTCGGCGCACTGCTGCTCGGACTGCTCGCCCTCACATGTGTTGTGGCACTGCAGATCGTCGGCGTTGTTCTTGTGGTCGCGATGCTGATCATCCCGGGTGCGTCCGCTTACCTGCTCACCGATCGATTCAACCGGATGCTGATCATCGCACCGATCTTGGCCTGTTCCTGCGCAGTCCTGGGGATCTACTATGCGTACTACCTGGACGTGGCACCCGGCGCGATGGTGGTACTCGCCCAGGGACTGGCGTTTGCGGTCATCTATCTGTTCGCACCTCGCCAGGGCGTGTTGATCAAGGCGATCAACCGGGCGCAGCGACGACGCTCCACGGCTCTCGCGGCGTCCTGACGCAGGGCCGGCTCTTCAGGGCCGTCCTGATCGGCGAGAGGATGGCGAGTGATGGGGCTGTACGCGGAGGCTTTTGCGCAGAGTGTGGACGACCCGGACGAGTTCTGGCTTCATGCGGCCAAAGCTGTTGATTGGTACACCGCGCCAACCGTCGCTCTCGGACGACGGAGCGAAACGCGGTACCAGTGGTTTCCCGGAGCAACCCTCAACACGAGTTTCAACGCGCTCGATCGGCATGTGGACGCCGGCCACGGCGATCGGCCGGCCCTGATCTGGGATTCGGCGATGACCGGTGTCTCACGCACCTTCTCCTACTCCGACCTGCTGGCCGAGGTCTCCACATTCGCAGGCGCGCTGCGTGAGCGCGGCGTCACCGCCGGTGACCGCGTCATCATCTACATGCCGATGATCCCGGAGGCCGCCATCGCCATGCTTGCGTGCGCACGGATCGGCGCCGTGCACTCGGTGGTGTTCGGCGGGTTCGCCGGAAAAGAACTCGCCACCCGCATCGACGACGCCCGCCCGGTTGCGCTCATCACCGCTTCGGGTGGACTCGAGCCGGGGCGCACCGTGGAGTACTTACCGATGGTGACCACAGCACTCGAACTGTCCGATCACCCACCCAGCACGGTGATCGTCAAGAATCGCGAGCAGGTCGCCGGGAGCGCGGCAGACCACGACGGCTGGTTCGACTGGGATGAGCTGACTGCCGAAGCGCCTGCCGCAGAACCTGTTCCGGTCGCGGCCACCGACCCGCTCTACATCCTGTACACCTCCGGGACCACCGGTAAACCCAAGGGCGTCGTCCGCGACAACGGCGGTCACGCCGTGGCACTGACGTGGTCGATGCGCAACATCTACGACATAGCGCCAGGCGACGTGTGGTGGACGGCATCCGACGTCGGCTGGGTGGTGGGCCATTCGTACATCGTCTACGGCCCACTCCTGGCGGGCGCCACGTCCGTGATGTACGAGGGCAAGCCGGTGGGCACGCCGGACGCGGGCGCTTTCTGGCGGGTCATCAACGACTACGGCGTGCGGGCGCTGTTCACCGCACCTACCGCCATCCGCGCCGTCCGGAAGCAGGATCCGGAGGCGAAACTCATTGCGCAGTACGATGTCTCGTCGCTTCGGACACTCTTCGCCGCCGGCGAACGACTCGATCCGGACACATACGAGTGGTCGACGAAGGTGCTCGCCGTCCCGGTGGTCGACCACTGGTGGCAGACCGAGACCGGCTGGGCGATCGCGGCCAATCTCCGCGGCCTCGAACCCATGCCACTCAAGGCCGGGTCGCCCACCGTGCCGGTGCCGGGATTCCGGGTGCAGGTGGTCGACGCCGAAGGGAAAGTCGTTCCGGCAGGCGGCGAAGGCAACATCGTCATCGAACTCCCGCTTCCGCCGGGAACTCTCACCGGTCTGTGGAATGACGAAGCGCGCTATAACGATTCGTATCTCAAGGCATTCCCCGGTTTCTACCTCACCGGCGACTCGGGATACATCGACTCCGACGGCTACGTGTTTGTCCTCGGACGTTCCGACGACGTGATCAATGTCGCCGGCCACCGGCTGTCCACCGGGAGTATCGAGGCCGTGGTCGCGGCACATCCGGCGGTCGCCGAATGCGCGGTGATCGGCATACAGGACGAACTCAAGGGTCAGCGGCCCAGCGGATATGTGGTTCTCAAAGAAGGGGTCGACATCGATCCGGAGAGTCTCCGTTCCGAACTGGTCGCCATGGTGCGCGAGCAGATCGGCGCAGTCGCGACCTTCCGCGATGTCACCGTCGTCAATGCGCTCCCCAAGACGAGGTCGGGCAAGATCCTGCGCAAGACGATGCGTCAGATCGCCGACCGCGAATCCTTCACGGTGCCATCGACAATCGAGGACCCGGCTGTTCTCGAGGCGCTGAAGAGCCAACTCGAATGATCGTGGTCACGGGACGTGTCGGTGGCCACCCGTAGATTTGCACCATGCCATTCGCCGACGAACTCCTGGGCGCCTCCGCGGTGGAGGGCTTGACGACGTGCCTGATGCTCGCCGGCTACGACACCGCCCGCACGTCGGCAACCGTCACCGAGTTCGACGGCATGGCGCTCAAGAACCGATCAGACCTCGTCCGCGATGCCCTGATCGATGATCTGCCCGAGCCGTTCACCGGATTTGTCAGCGCGGTGAACAAACTCATCGACCAGCCTGGCTGCACCGGGTGGATGGTCTGGCCGATCACCGAAGCAGTGGCCTTGCGTGCCACCGCACAAGGGACAACCGGAGCCTTCGACATCGGCCTGGCGTTGCTCGCCGAGCTCACTCCCCGACTCACATCCGAGTTCGCCTTGCGCACCATGCTTCTGGCCGATCTCGACCGCACCCTTGCCGCGGCGCGCGCATGGGCGGAATCACCGGACCACCACGTGCGGCGGCTCGCGAGCGAAGGAACCCGGCAATACCTGCCGTGGGCACGCCGGATACCCGAATTGCTTCGGCATCCAGCGGCAACGCTCCCGATCGTCGATGCGCTCTACCGCGACCCCAGCGAGTACGTTCGACGGTCCGTGGCCAATCACGTCAACGACCTCAGCCGCCACCACCCCGACCTGGTGGTCTCCACTGCGGCCCGCTGGCAGAATGCACCCGACGCCAACACCGGCAAGCTGGTGCGGCACGCGTTGCGGACGCTGGTGAAGAAAGGCGACCCGGACGCGCTGGCGCTGCTGGGCTTCGATGCGCCGACCGGCCTCTACCTCACCGAGCTGATCGTCGACCCAACCGTTGACACCGGGGACAAACTCGCGTTCGCGATAACTCTCGCGCACTCTGGCGAGTCGCCGGTGAACGTGGTCGTCGACTACAGCATCGGATTCCGCAAGGCCAACGGCGCCATCACCCACAAGGTGTTCAAGTTGGCCACGAAGACGATGAGACCGGGTGAACACCTACGTTTGACCAAGTCACATTCGTTTGTCCCCATCACCACCCGCCGGTACCACCCCGGCCGCCATGAACTCGCCGTGCAGGTGAACGGCCGGCGCATGGGTGTTGCCGAATTCGATCTTCTCGGCGCCGCAGAGCCCACTGTCTTGCGCTGACCATAGTCAGGCCGTACCTTCTGACTATGCTTATTAGTAGCCAGTCTGCCGCGCCGGCGACCGGCAGCGACAACACCCGGTGGTTTGCGCTGGCAGCGGTGTGCTTCGGCATGATGCTGACCTTCCTGAACATCACGGCCACCATTTCGGCCGTGCCCGCCATCCAATCCGATCTCGATGCCGACAGTGCCACGATGGTGTGGATCCCGAGCATCTTCGCGTTGGTGGTTGCCAGCCTGGTGCTCTCTGCGGGCACCGTCGGTGATGTCATCGGCAGGCGAACCGCGTTCATCGCCGGCTCCGCGATCATGTCGATCGGCAGCCTCTCATCGTTCCTCTCGCACAGCAGCGGCATGATCCTTGCCGCTCAGGCGATCACCGGTGTGGGAGCCGCGCTGGTATTGCCCAACAGTCTGGCCATCATCAGCAACGGCTTCCCCGACCCGAAGGAGCGGACCGAGGCGATCAGCATCTGGGCTGCTTGCTCCGGCCTCGGCCTCGCGATCGGACCCCTGTCAGCCGGAGCGGTACTCGGGGCATTCTCCTGGAATGCCGTCTACCTCGTCAACGCCATCGCTGCCCTCGTGGTCGTGGCCGTCGCCCCGATTGTTGTGCCACGCAGTAAGGTTCAGGGAGCCAGACTCGACGTTCCCGGTCTCCTGTCCGCCACCACAGCCATCGCCGCGCTCACCTACTGGGTCATCGACGGATCACGCAGTGGCTTCACGTCCACCCACGCGATCATCGCGATCATCCTATTTGCCTGCGCCTTGGCCTTTTTCATCGTCTATGAGCGGTCGACGAACGCACCGATGCTTGATCTGCGACTCTTTCGGTCAGCGTCCTTCTCCACCGTCATGATGGTCAGCGCGACGGTGCTCTTCGGTTTCACCGGACTGTCCCTGATCTCGGTGTTGTTTCTCGAAAGGATAGGAAAGCTGAGCGCCTGGAGCACCGGGCTGCATTTGTTGGCCGTGATGGGCACCTACGTTGTCGTCAGCGCGATCGCGCCACGGTTGTTGCCGCGCATCGGTTTCAAGGTCATGCTCACCACCGGATTGATCATCACAGCGCTCGGATCATTACTGCTGCTGCGAGTCCATCCGCATGAGGGTTGGACAAACCTGACAGTGGCACTGGTGGTCTTGGGAGTCGGCTTCGGTTCACTGATCGCGCCGGCCACCGCTGCCGCCATGAACAGTGTGGCGCCTGCCCAGGCAGGGATGGCCAGCGGCACGGTCAACATGTTCCGCCAGCTGGGTGGTGTACTCGGCACAAGCGTGCTCGGGTCGATACTCACCTCGCAGCTCGCTTCAGGTTTGCTGACCCACCCCGCCGACGAAGCGTTTGAGTCGGCATTCCACACCTGCGCACTGGTAGCCGCCGCAGTGTTCGCCGTGGTGGCCATCCCGACCGCTGTGTTCGTCCGAAGCAGGCCCTCACATGGGTGACGCACTCGCATCCACACAGTGGGGTGAGCCCCGATCACGGACCGTCACATGGCACGACCCGTCGAAACCCGCTGCCTTGTCGCAGACGATGTCAGGGTTGGACTACCTCCAGGCTCTCGCGGCCGGAACGATCCCCGCGCCGCCCATCGTCGGTTTGATCGACGCCCAGTTGGCATCGGTGGACTCGGGCACGGCCGTATTCACCCTCGAGCCCAACGAGTCTCACTTCAACCCGATCGGCGCGGTTCACGGTGGCATCATCTGCACACTGCTCGATTCGGCCGCGGGATGCGCCGTGCACTCCACCTTGCCGCGCGGCACCGGCTACACATCCATCGAGATCAAGGTCAATTTCATGCGGGGAGTCACCCTCGAATCCGGCCGGCTCACAGCACGCGGCTGGGTGAAGAAGCCAGGGCGGCGGGTGGCGTTTGCCGAGGCCGAGATCACCGATGAGAGCGGCAAGACTGTCGCGACCGCATCGAGTGCACTGCTCGTCTTCGACATACCGTCCTGACCACACGATCGCGAGCAATCAGACGTTCGTAGTAAGAACCCACTCATTCTGGCTTGCAGCGACTTCCGCTCAGTGAGACTCTCCAGTTACCTGTGCGCTGGGTCACTGCATCATTGCGTCATGCGCTCTCGGCTCAGCTCCCGCGTCTCGCGGACTGTCGGTGACTGGATGATGTCCACCGTGGCGGTCACCTACATCAGTGACGGTCAGGGCACCGGGCGGTGGTTCACTTCTTCACCTTGGACAGAGGTCACCGAGCTGCGGTTGTCGGCGGATACTGTCGGCACTCTGCTGCAGATGACGAGCCCTGTCATCATCGCTGGCCGATGTGGTTCATCCCCAACGTGATTGACCACCGTCGAGTGGAATGGTCGCTCCGGTGAGATACCCGGCATCTGGCCCCACCAGGAAGACGATGGCCCGGCCGATGTCGCTCTCGGGGTCACCTACACGGCCGAGCGGGATACCCGCCACAAACGCAGCTGCTTCTTCGGGATTCTTCTCCATCCACCGGTCGAGGGCGGGCGAGGCGGCGTGCGGGGCGACCGACAGGACTCTGATTCCGTCACCACCCCACTCGCACGCTGCCGCCCGCGTGAGCGACCGCATGCCTTCTTTGATCGACCCGTAGGCGCCGTAATTGCTTGCGTCCCAGCGCACTGCCGCTGAGGTCACGAGATTGATGATGACGCCGCCGCCACGTGCCTTCATGTGGGGATGGCATAGCTGCATCATCCGTAGGGTCGCGAGCGGCCCGGTGGCAAACGACCGTTCGTAGTCCTCGTCGACGATCGACAGGATCGGGCCCGGCTTGCAGTCGTTGGCGTTGTTCACCAGGATGTCGACCGACCCGAGAGCGGCCACCGTGCCATCGACCGCGCGCGCGATGTCCTCGCGATCGCTCACGTCGCAGACGATCGGTTCAGCACGCGCGCCCAGATCGGTCAGCATCGCACAGGTGTCGAGCAGCTTGGACGCCGTCCGGCCGGCCACGGCAATCGCCGCGCCCTCCTTGGCCAAGGCGAGTGCGATGCCCTGTCCGATCCCCTGACCTGCTCCGGTTATCAGCGCCACCTTGCCGTCGAGTGTTCCCATGCTGCACTTCCTTTCAAGGTTCTGTCAGATCTGTTCACGTGCTGCGCGGGCAGGGGCGCGGGATCTCACGGGCCAGGACGGTAATGGCCGAGCTCGGCCGGGAGTCCTGCACTCCCGTTCACCGAGACCCTGCTCAGATCCCGCTGGGCGGGACTGCGACCAACCACGGCCACCGCAGCATCTAGCGTCCGTGGCAGGCGCCGGACAGCGCACCGACTGGGAAGGGATGCTGATGGATCCGCGTACCGACTGGGACTTCTCAGGCAGAAGTGTTGTCGTGACGGGCGGCACCAAAGGCATCGGATTCGTCGTGGCAACGGCGTTCCTAGAGGCCGGTGCCGACGT is a window from the Williamsia sp. DF01-3 genome containing:
- a CDS encoding metal ABC transporter substrate-binding protein, producing MRTRSRVVRVTSVFVIALSVLALSACVGKRERNDGRLTVLTTFTVLQDIVANIAGPDVRVESVTKAGAEIHGYEPTPGDLRRAAEADLIIDNGLHLEAWFEQFVDRLDVDHVVASKGVEPIPISDDAGAGTANPHAWMSPLNVQTYADNIASALAELDPDHASEYLQNAATYKAQLQEVHDRMVTELAKLPPQSRALVSCEGAFSYLARDTGMQEKYVWPVNAEQQGTSKQLQSTIDFVRANNIRAVFCESTVSDSVMRQVERATDADFGGVLYVDSLSESDGPVPTYLDLIRHDSDTIVNALTRGGSQ
- a CDS encoding MFS transporter, translated to MLISSQSAAPATGSDNTRWFALAAVCFGMMLTFLNITATISAVPAIQSDLDADSATMVWIPSIFALVVASLVLSAGTVGDVIGRRTAFIAGSAIMSIGSLSSFLSHSSGMILAAQAITGVGAALVLPNSLAIISNGFPDPKERTEAISIWAACSGLGLAIGPLSAGAVLGAFSWNAVYLVNAIAALVVVAVAPIVVPRSKVQGARLDVPGLLSATTAIAALTYWVIDGSRSGFTSTHAIIAIILFACALAFFIVYERSTNAPMLDLRLFRSASFSTVMMVSATVLFGFTGLSLISVLFLERIGKLSAWSTGLHLLAVMGTYVVVSAIAPRLLPRIGFKVMLTTGLIITALGSLLLLRVHPHEGWTNLTVALVVLGVGFGSLIAPATAAAMNSVAPAQAGMASGTVNMFRQLGGVLGTSVLGSILTSQLASGLLTHPADEAFESAFHTCALVAAAVFAVVAIPTAVFVRSRPSHG
- a CDS encoding metal ABC transporter permease, producing MIIDWWLDPLAEDFMVNMLLATTVAAAVCAMISCWIVLIGWSLMGDAVSHAVLPGVVLAYIFGAPFAVGALIFGLGAVLLIGVVRDTSRVKEDAAIGIVFSTLFALGLVLISITPSQTDLNHILFGNVLGVSQSDLWQILGLAVVAVVVLTLKRRDLTLFAFDPTHAHAIGLSPRRLGALLLGLLALTCVVALQIVGVVLVVAMLIIPGASAYLLTDRFNRMLIIAPILACSCAVLGIYYAYYLDVAPGAMVVLAQGLAFAVIYLFAPRQGVLIKAINRAQRRRSTALAAS
- a CDS encoding TDT family transporter, which translates into the protein MTPNWFSAVMGTGIVATSGVALHSAWPAMGVLTTSFWVIALAGLVVASCLFLGKGPADHAADPGMAHFYGAPAMALLTVGAGTVELGPQFFGDSVAVWVGGALWAVGTAAGVFTTVWVPFRTITGTQSSADGAMPSWLMPVVPPMVSAATGPLLLPHLPPGDIRSGLLATCYALFGLTLIVGFLTMTMIYSRLIHRGLPSVQVAPTVWIMLGMIGQSIAAAVLLGSSAHLVFDGEQASIANGLRIFGIGYGLVMSGFAGFVFVLAALITVHNVRRGLTFTPTWWSFTFPIGTCVTGSASLAVAVGSTPLRVIAAALFALLLITWVVVAGWSSVYLHRTTIQRQHFSRLEVANACGPDLAPEPARVGRAVA
- a CDS encoding alpha/beta fold hydrolase, with protein sequence MSGLPAFVHTTAVGDAELAWTESGHAVRPGRTAIWAHGLTSSATAQETVGMFDWSPVTRDHRLIRYDARGHGRSTGGADPEQYTWPNLGRDLLGLLDSMSPDEPVAGIGSSMGTATLLWAAVAEPHRFHHLVLTTPPTAGQVRAAHVVAYRAGADLIERSGLAAYEAASAGPPPAVLSGLAEARTPIAVPESLLPSVLRGAARSDLPADVELRALRIPTLVLAWSGDPGHPLSTARRLATVIPGAQLCVADTPGQLREWPQGVADFLAG
- a CDS encoding LysR family transcriptional regulator translates to MVLPARVPDLSALDVVVSVARQGSMSAAAREQNLSQQAISARVHAVERELGVVLFRRSPSGTELTPEGVAVLEWASGLLDAAERFSAGIDSLLGSKRATVTVAASMTVAEYLIPSWALALRRLHPETRIRVQPMNSADVIRDVLAGSVDVGFVEGPHTDSRLDHRAVAHDELVVITRPDHPWARAGRAISPAELMRTPLVQRELGSGTRVTFEAALGEAADPLLELTSVAAVKAAVLSSDAPAVLSSLSVAPELADGKLVRIEVSGVAMPRVLRAVWDRNRGLRGPARDLVDLAITRSSASP
- a CDS encoding PaaI family thioesterase — protein: MGDALASTQWGEPRSRTVTWHDPSKPAALSQTMSGLDYLQALAAGTIPAPPIVGLIDAQLASVDSGTAVFTLEPNESHFNPIGAVHGGIICTLLDSAAGCAVHSTLPRGTGYTSIEIKVNFMRGVTLESGRLTARGWVKKPGRRVAFAEAEITDESGKTVATASSALLVFDIPS
- a CDS encoding propionyl-CoA synthetase, translating into MGLYAEAFAQSVDDPDEFWLHAAKAVDWYTAPTVALGRRSETRYQWFPGATLNTSFNALDRHVDAGHGDRPALIWDSAMTGVSRTFSYSDLLAEVSTFAGALRERGVTAGDRVIIYMPMIPEAAIAMLACARIGAVHSVVFGGFAGKELATRIDDARPVALITASGGLEPGRTVEYLPMVTTALELSDHPPSTVIVKNREQVAGSAADHDGWFDWDELTAEAPAAEPVPVAATDPLYILYTSGTTGKPKGVVRDNGGHAVALTWSMRNIYDIAPGDVWWTASDVGWVVGHSYIVYGPLLAGATSVMYEGKPVGTPDAGAFWRVINDYGVRALFTAPTAIRAVRKQDPEAKLIAQYDVSSLRTLFAAGERLDPDTYEWSTKVLAVPVVDHWWQTETGWAIAANLRGLEPMPLKAGSPTVPVPGFRVQVVDAEGKVVPAGGEGNIVIELPLPPGTLTGLWNDEARYNDSYLKAFPGFYLTGDSGYIDSDGYVFVLGRSDDVINVAGHRLSTGSIEAVVAAHPAVAECAVIGIQDELKGQRPSGYVVLKEGVDIDPESLRSELVAMVREQIGAVATFRDVTVVNALPKTRSGKILRKTMRQIADRESFTVPSTIEDPAVLEALKSQLE
- a CDS encoding DNA alkylation repair protein, which encodes MPFADELLGASAVEGLTTCLMLAGYDTARTSATVTEFDGMALKNRSDLVRDALIDDLPEPFTGFVSAVNKLIDQPGCTGWMVWPITEAVALRATAQGTTGAFDIGLALLAELTPRLTSEFALRTMLLADLDRTLAAARAWAESPDHHVRRLASEGTRQYLPWARRIPELLRHPAATLPIVDALYRDPSEYVRRSVANHVNDLSRHHPDLVVSTAARWQNAPDANTGKLVRHALRTLVKKGDPDALALLGFDAPTGLYLTELIVDPTVDTGDKLAFAITLAHSGESPVNVVVDYSIGFRKANGAITHKVFKLATKTMRPGEHLRLTKSHSFVPITTRRYHPGRHELAVQVNGRRMGVAEFDLLGAAEPTVLR
- a CDS encoding metal ABC transporter ATP-binding protein, whose amino-acid sequence is MFYGDVHALDNVSINIAPGRICGLIGMNGSGKSTLFKTIMGLVKPDSGSVEIAGGTPAEARANGLISYVPQSEDVDWTFPISVREVAMTGRYGRQGFTRRPRRADKEAVDHALAQVELTDLAGRQIGRLSGGQRKRAFVARGIAQEADVLLLDEPFAGVDKKSEATIIALLRSLAAQGKTILISTHDLGSLETFCDEAVLLMRTVLMHDEPDVVLRPESLALAFGMDVLGRGVRS